Proteins encoded together in one Sinorhizobium meliloti window:
- the cysD gene encoding sulfate adenylyltransferase subunit CysD encodes MPHTLPETELHNPQSTKPPLDPHLKALENEAIHIFREVAAEFERPVMLYSIGKDSSVLLHLARKAFYPGRIPFPLLHIDTGWKFREMIAFRDEMAARYDLDLVAHTNPRGATENVTPFTHGSALYTDIMKTEALRQALDAGQYDAAFGGARRDEEASRAKERIYSFRTPDHRWDPRNQRPELWNVYNGMIRKGESVRAFPLSNWTEVDIWRYIQAEEIPIVPLYFAKKRPVVERDGMLILAEDPRLELLPGEVKREEVIRFRTLGCFPLTGAIRSEADTLDDIIAELETATVSERQGRAIDRDQAGSMEKKKREGYF; translated from the coding sequence ATGCCCCACACTCTTCCGGAAACGGAACTGCATAATCCGCAGAGCACGAAACCGCCGCTCGATCCGCATCTGAAGGCGCTGGAGAACGAAGCGATACATATCTTCCGCGAGGTTGCGGCCGAATTCGAGCGCCCCGTAATGCTTTACTCGATCGGCAAGGATTCGTCGGTCCTGCTGCATCTTGCGCGCAAGGCCTTCTATCCCGGCCGCATCCCCTTCCCGCTCCTGCATATCGATACGGGCTGGAAGTTCCGCGAGATGATCGCATTCCGTGACGAGATGGCCGCGAGATACGATCTCGATCTCGTCGCCCACACCAATCCGCGCGGCGCAACCGAAAACGTCACGCCGTTCACGCACGGATCGGCGCTCTATACCGACATCATGAAGACCGAAGCGTTGCGCCAGGCGCTCGACGCGGGTCAGTACGACGCCGCATTCGGCGGCGCGCGCCGCGACGAGGAGGCAAGCCGTGCCAAGGAGCGCATCTACTCCTTCCGCACGCCCGATCATCGCTGGGATCCGCGCAATCAGCGCCCGGAACTCTGGAACGTCTATAACGGCATGATCCGCAAGGGCGAGAGCGTCCGCGCCTTCCCTCTGTCCAACTGGACCGAGGTCGACATCTGGCGCTACATCCAGGCGGAAGAGATCCCGATCGTTCCGCTCTATTTTGCCAAGAAGCGCCCCGTCGTAGAGCGCGACGGCATGCTGATCCTCGCCGAGGATCCTCGCCTCGAGCTGCTTCCCGGCGAGGTCAAGCGCGAGGAAGTCATCCGCTTCCGCACGCTCGGCTGCTTCCCGCTCACCGGCGCGATCCGCTCCGAAGCCGACACGCTCGACGACATCATTGCCGAACTTGAAACCGCGACCGTCTCCGAACGTCAGGGCCGCGCGATCGATCGCGATCAGGCCGGTTCGATGGAAAAGAAGAAACGCGAAGGATATTTCTGA
- a CDS encoding chloride channel protein → MPSAYTKSKLLRRSRVLWGSYGVWRPRLVFWVGAIAIGVISVAFAEAADWAQHAFRRLTDAGRWSFLLPLLLTPAVFVLSAWLAIRFFPNAQGSGIPQAIAARHLHGEEERSRLLSLRLAFGKILLTVLGLFGGASIGREGPTVQVGASIMLQAARWGGMAHARGLILAGSAAGIAAAFNTPLAGIVFAIEEMSRTYESRANGLVLTAVILSGLAALSLSGNYTYFGTSSTTASGAKDFLLILACGIGGGLLGAAFSAASLRLTRRIRRWAQPAPVKRMLMLAGGCGVATGIVGVLSGGATFGTGYEQAQAAVAGEPLPYFFFLGKLFASFAAMISGIPGGIFAPSLAIGAGLGSTMSSLFGTSIALGAVLGMAGYFAGIVQAPMTAFVIIMEMTGNHQGVIALMAASMLGYVTARLVSPEPLYHGLSRTFIAQSILLRRSSAKSEAAPQ, encoded by the coding sequence ATGCCTTCGGCCTACACCAAATCGAAACTCCTCCGCCGGTCCAGAGTCCTTTGGGGATCCTACGGCGTCTGGCGGCCAAGACTGGTCTTCTGGGTCGGCGCAATTGCGATCGGCGTGATCAGCGTCGCCTTCGCCGAAGCTGCCGATTGGGCCCAACACGCCTTCCGCCGGCTGACGGATGCCGGGCGGTGGAGCTTTCTGCTTCCCCTGCTCCTCACACCTGCGGTTTTCGTCCTCTCTGCCTGGCTCGCCATCCGCTTCTTCCCCAATGCGCAAGGTAGCGGCATCCCGCAGGCCATCGCTGCAAGGCATCTGCATGGCGAGGAAGAGCGCTCGCGCCTGCTGTCGCTGCGGCTTGCCTTCGGGAAGATCCTGCTTACGGTCCTCGGGCTCTTCGGCGGGGCATCGATTGGTCGCGAAGGCCCTACCGTCCAGGTCGGCGCCTCGATCATGCTGCAGGCCGCCCGCTGGGGCGGAATGGCTCACGCGCGCGGGCTCATACTTGCCGGCTCCGCCGCGGGGATCGCGGCTGCATTCAACACACCGCTGGCGGGCATCGTATTCGCGATCGAGGAAATGAGCCGGACCTACGAGTCTCGCGCAAACGGACTCGTTCTGACCGCAGTCATATTGTCCGGCCTCGCGGCCCTGAGCCTCTCCGGCAACTACACCTATTTCGGCACCAGCTCGACGACGGCGAGCGGCGCCAAAGATTTCCTGCTCATTCTCGCCTGCGGAATAGGCGGCGGGCTTCTTGGCGCCGCCTTTAGCGCGGCCAGCCTTCGGCTGACGCGGCGTATCCGCCGCTGGGCGCAGCCGGCTCCCGTGAAGCGCATGCTCATGCTGGCTGGCGGATGCGGCGTCGCCACCGGCATCGTCGGGGTCCTGTCGGGTGGTGCCACCTTCGGAACCGGCTACGAGCAGGCGCAAGCGGCGGTCGCAGGTGAGCCGCTTCCCTATTTCTTCTTCCTGGGCAAGCTGTTCGCGAGCTTCGCGGCGATGATCTCGGGTATCCCGGGCGGCATCTTCGCCCCCTCTCTTGCGATCGGCGCAGGACTCGGCAGCACGATGAGTTCACTTTTCGGCACCAGCATCGCCTTGGGAGCCGTGCTCGGCATGGCCGGCTATTTCGCCGGCATCGTCCAGGCACCGATGACCGCCTTCGTCATCATCATGGAGATGACCGGCAACCATCAGGGCGTGATCGCGCTGATGGCCGCATCGATGCTTGGCTATGTCACCGCCCGGCTCGTTTCGCCCGAGCCGCTCTATCACGGTCTTTCGAGAACATTCATCGCCCAGAGCATTCTCCTGCGCAGGAGCAGCGCGAAAAGCGAAGCCGCACCTCAGTGA
- a CDS encoding DUF6644 family protein, which yields MEEALTWIGALPFALAIRRSAVLYIFVNAAHILSIGIIVGSILPLDLRLLGFFRDVPIAVVGPYLSRAAAIGIALAIATGFCLFSVRPVEYARNPAFLTKMTLLVLGVLNAATLHLTPQWRDAIKGGPLSPRVRLSALLSMSIWTGAVLAGRWIGFLSE from the coding sequence ATGGAGGAGGCGCTGACGTGGATCGGGGCGTTGCCCTTCGCTTTGGCGATACGGCGCTCCGCGGTGCTCTACATCTTCGTGAACGCCGCCCACATACTCTCGATCGGGATAATCGTCGGTTCGATCCTGCCGCTCGACCTGCGGCTGCTCGGCTTCTTCCGCGACGTGCCGATCGCAGTGGTCGGACCCTATCTTTCACGCGCGGCTGCGATCGGCATCGCGTTGGCTATCGCCACCGGTTTCTGTCTCTTCAGCGTTCGCCCGGTTGAGTATGCCCGCAACCCCGCCTTCCTGACGAAGATGACGCTGCTCGTGCTTGGCGTACTCAACGCCGCCACATTGCACCTGACCCCGCAATGGCGCGACGCAATCAAAGGCGGGCCGCTCTCCCCGAGGGTCCGCCTTTCAGCGCTGCTTTCCATGTCGATCTGGACCGGTGCGGTCCTTGCCGGGCGCTGGATAGGTTTCCTCTCGGAATAA
- a CDS encoding DUF3772 domain-containing protein codes for MTSMRFLLRRTSATGPTFERALDQARSVSTLLRLLLVAFLLTFAPAALAQDSGGQPEAGAAADVQGQSSALPEVPPKAFPEEQARIDAWQATLERVEAALQAERIDDVTLSQLRSQIAKIPMQAAGLKAALQPRLQLVNQRIEQLKPADEQAARNQTEAIKSEQAQLQSEAAGLQGVVQQADLIALRGQQDIDTIGERRRALFTSSILQRSQSLADPSFWFDLAAATPETLADQSRVVGYWFGALVERTGRSAAGILVVVIGFAAFLLSPGRRWLTRRTSRDPSVLHPSGLAKATAAAAITLANLLIPAVAFFVLYQAMSILKVLPADLATVLRPVLFGLTFASFFYGLSIAVLAPERPSWRLVEVTDTAAERLIPIIVAMAVVNVGGLALDAFLKATHAPLSFAVAAQGLGAIALGILAMVALRFVAREDDDENPQGTSSAWRLLIPVTWAVAALTVIAPLAGFVAFGRFAALQIVFTTAVLMSLVLLLRLADEAISYGFSVQTRIGGFMRQAIGLKPNTISQIGVILAGFARLIVIMVAVMALLAPWGIQSEDVVGTFTSAFFGFEIAGFSFSPSAILGAIVVFVVVIVATRGFQRWLDGRLLPQTSLDTGLRTSIHTGVGYVGAAIAGLVAFSYAGLNLQNVAIVASALSVGIGFGLQSIVNNFVSGIILLAERPFKVGDRIEVGPNTGIVQRVSVRATQIQTFDNVTVIVPNADLISGQVVNWMHGDFSARLKIPVGVSYESDPEQVRRVLLEIAMDNPRVLRIPEPFVSFTDFGADALQFTLFCHVGNINADAGAASDMRFEIAKRFREEKIEMPFGQRDIHLRDLASIEGLVRELFDGRAAAPAAASSRPGQTRAKRRKSAAEAASE; via the coding sequence ATGACGAGCATGCGGTTCCTTCTTCGTCGCACATCCGCGACGGGCCCAACCTTCGAAAGAGCTTTGGATCAGGCCCGTTCGGTCAGCACATTGCTTCGATTGCTTCTCGTCGCATTCCTGCTGACATTTGCACCGGCTGCCCTTGCCCAGGACAGCGGCGGACAGCCGGAAGCCGGCGCAGCAGCCGATGTGCAGGGCCAGAGTAGTGCCTTACCGGAGGTGCCGCCGAAAGCCTTTCCGGAGGAGCAGGCACGCATCGATGCCTGGCAAGCGACGCTGGAGCGTGTGGAGGCCGCGCTCCAGGCCGAACGCATAGACGACGTCACTCTTTCACAGCTGCGCAGCCAGATCGCCAAGATTCCCATGCAAGCCGCCGGGCTCAAGGCAGCCCTGCAGCCGCGATTGCAGCTCGTCAATCAGCGCATCGAGCAGTTGAAGCCGGCCGACGAGCAGGCCGCCCGCAACCAGACCGAAGCGATCAAATCCGAACAGGCGCAACTACAGTCGGAGGCGGCCGGCCTGCAGGGCGTCGTCCAGCAGGCCGATCTCATCGCGCTTCGCGGCCAGCAGGATATAGACACGATCGGAGAGCGGCGGCGGGCCCTCTTTACGAGCTCCATTCTGCAGCGCTCGCAGAGCCTTGCCGATCCTTCCTTCTGGTTCGATCTGGCCGCCGCGACACCGGAGACGCTGGCAGACCAGTCCCGCGTCGTCGGGTACTGGTTCGGCGCCCTGGTCGAACGCACGGGCCGTTCGGCCGCGGGCATTCTCGTGGTCGTGATCGGCTTCGCCGCCTTTCTCCTGTCGCCGGGCCGGCGCTGGCTTACTCGGCGCACGAGCCGCGACCCTTCGGTTCTCCACCCGTCGGGGCTCGCCAAGGCGACCGCAGCGGCGGCCATCACGCTTGCGAACTTGCTGATCCCGGCTGTCGCCTTCTTCGTGCTCTACCAAGCCATGTCCATTCTGAAGGTTCTCCCGGCGGATCTGGCGACGGTCCTGCGGCCGGTCCTTTTCGGGCTGACCTTCGCATCCTTCTTTTACGGACTATCGATCGCCGTTCTCGCACCGGAACGGCCCAGCTGGCGGCTCGTCGAGGTTACGGACACGGCGGCCGAGCGGCTGATTCCGATAATAGTGGCCATGGCTGTGGTGAATGTCGGCGGCCTTGCCCTCGACGCGTTCCTGAAGGCGACCCATGCGCCCCTCTCCTTTGCCGTCGCGGCCCAAGGCCTCGGTGCCATCGCGCTCGGCATTCTCGCCATGGTCGCGCTCAGATTTGTCGCGCGCGAAGACGATGACGAGAATCCGCAGGGAACGAGCTCGGCCTGGCGCCTGCTCATTCCGGTTACCTGGGCGGTCGCCGCGCTCACCGTTATTGCGCCGCTCGCCGGCTTCGTGGCTTTCGGGCGCTTCGCCGCGCTGCAGATCGTCTTCACGACGGCGGTGCTGATGAGCCTCGTGCTGTTGCTGCGTCTTGCGGACGAGGCGATTTCCTACGGCTTTTCGGTACAGACACGGATCGGCGGCTTCATGCGGCAGGCGATCGGCCTGAAGCCCAACACGATCAGCCAGATCGGTGTGATCCTTGCCGGGTTCGCGCGCCTGATCGTGATCATGGTAGCCGTTATGGCCCTTCTCGCGCCCTGGGGCATCCAGTCGGAGGATGTGGTCGGCACCTTCACCTCCGCCTTCTTCGGATTCGAGATCGCCGGATTTTCGTTCTCGCCTTCTGCGATTCTCGGCGCGATCGTCGTTTTCGTCGTCGTGATCGTCGCAACGCGCGGTTTCCAGAGGTGGCTCGACGGCCGCCTTTTGCCGCAAACCAGCCTCGACACCGGCCTCAGGACGTCGATCCATACGGGGGTGGGCTATGTCGGCGCTGCAATCGCGGGTCTCGTGGCCTTTTCCTATGCGGGTCTCAACCTCCAGAACGTCGCAATCGTCGCCAGCGCCCTGTCCGTCGGCATCGGTTTCGGCCTGCAGTCCATCGTCAACAACTTCGTCAGCGGGATCATCCTGCTTGCCGAACGGCCCTTCAAGGTCGGGGACCGCATCGAGGTCGGCCCGAATACGGGGATCGTCCAGCGCGTCAGCGTCAGGGCTACCCAGATCCAGACCTTCGACAATGTGACGGTGATCGTACCCAATGCCGACCTGATCAGCGGCCAGGTGGTCAACTGGATGCATGGCGACTTCTCGGCGCGCCTGAAGATTCCGGTGGGGGTCTCCTATGAATCGGACCCGGAGCAGGTGCGGCGGGTTCTGCTGGAAATCGCCATGGACAATCCGCGCGTCTTGAGAATTCCGGAGCCTTTCGTTTCCTTCACCGATTTCGGAGCCGATGCCCTGCAGTTCACCTTGTTCTGCCACGTCGGCAACATCAACGCCGATGCGGGGGCGGCGAGCGATATGCGTTTCGAAATCGCCAAACGCTTCCGCGAGGAAAAGATCGAAATGCCCTTCGGCCAGCGCGACATCCATCTTCGCGATCTCGCCAGCATCGAGGGGCTGGTCCGCGAGTTGTTCGATGGCCGCGCCGCAGCGCCGGCCGCAGCATCGTCTCGGCCGGGGCAAACGCGCGCGAAACGTCGGAAGAGTGCGGCCGAGGCCGCCAGCGAATGA
- the betA gene encoding choline dehydrogenase, protein MQADFVIIGSGSAGSALAYRLSEDGRNSVIVLEFGGSDVGPFIQMPAALAWPMNMNRYNWGYLSEPEPNLNNRRITAPRGKVIGGSSSINGMVYVRGHSEDFNRWEELGAKGWAYADVLPYYKRMEHSHGGEEGWRGTDGPLHVKRGPVKNPLFHAFIEAGKEAGFEVTEDYNGSKQEGFGLMEQTTWQGRRWSAASAYLRPALKRPNVELIRCFARKVVIENGRATGVEIERGGRIEVVKANREVIVSASSFNSPKLLMLSGIGPAAHLKEMGIDVKADRPGVGRNLQDHMEFYFQQVSTKPVSLYSWLPWFWQGVAGAQWLFFKRGLGISNQFESCAFLRSAPGVKQPDIQYHFLPVAISYDGKAAAKSHGFQVHVGYNLSKSRGDVTLRSSDPKADPVIRFNYMSHPEDWEKFRHCVRLTREIFGQKAFDLYRGPEIQPGEKVQTDEEIDGFLREHLESAYHPCGTCKMGAKDDPMAVVDPETRVIGVDGLRVADSSIFPHITYGNLNAPSIMTGEKAADHILGKQPLARSNQEPWINPRWAVSDR, encoded by the coding sequence ATGCAGGCAGATTTCGTCATCATCGGTTCCGGCTCGGCGGGCTCGGCGCTCGCCTATCGCCTGTCGGAAGACGGCAGGAATTCGGTCATCGTGCTCGAGTTCGGCGGCTCCGATGTCGGCCCGTTCATCCAGATGCCGGCGGCGCTTGCCTGGCCGATGAACATGAACCGCTATAATTGGGGCTATCTCTCCGAACCCGAGCCGAACCTCAACAACCGGCGCATCACCGCGCCGCGCGGCAAGGTGATCGGCGGCTCCTCCTCGATCAACGGCATGGTCTATGTCCGGGGCCATTCGGAAGACTTCAACCGCTGGGAGGAACTCGGCGCCAAAGGCTGGGCCTATGCGGACGTGCTGCCCTATTACAAGCGGATGGAGCATTCGCATGGCGGCGAAGAGGGCTGGCGCGGCACCGATGGGCCGCTGCACGTCAAGCGCGGCCCGGTCAAGAATCCCCTTTTTCACGCCTTCATCGAAGCGGGAAAAGAGGCCGGCTTCGAAGTCACCGAGGACTATAACGGCTCGAAGCAGGAGGGCTTCGGGCTGATGGAGCAGACGACGTGGCAGGGCCGCCGCTGGTCGGCCGCTTCCGCCTATCTGAGGCCGGCCCTCAAACGTCCGAATGTCGAGCTCATCCGTTGCTTCGCCCGCAAGGTCGTGATCGAGAACGGGCGGGCGACGGGCGTGGAGATCGAGCGGGGCGGACGGATCGAGGTGGTGAAGGCCAACCGCGAAGTGATCGTCTCCGCCTCCTCCTTCAATTCGCCGAAGCTGCTGATGCTTTCCGGCATCGGACCGGCCGCCCACCTCAAGGAGATGGGAATTGACGTGAAGGCCGACCGACCCGGCGTCGGCCGGAACCTGCAGGACCACATGGAATTCTATTTCCAGCAGGTGAGCACGAAGCCGGTTTCACTCTATTCCTGGCTGCCATGGTTCTGGCAGGGTGTCGCCGGTGCGCAATGGCTCTTCTTCAAGAGAGGCCTCGGAATTTCCAACCAGTTCGAGTCCTGCGCCTTCCTGCGTTCGGCACCCGGCGTGAAGCAGCCGGACATCCAATACCACTTCCTGCCGGTGGCGATCAGCTATGACGGCAAGGCGGCGGCGAAGTCGCACGGCTTCCAGGTGCATGTCGGCTATAACCTGTCCAAGTCGCGCGGTGACGTCACCCTTCGCTCGTCCGATCCCAAGGCCGACCCGGTGATCCGCTTCAACTATATGAGCCATCCGGAGGACTGGGAGAAGTTCCGCCATTGCGTTCGGCTGACGCGCGAGATTTTCGGGCAGAAGGCTTTCGACCTCTATCGCGGCCCCGAAATCCAGCCCGGCGAAAAGGTGCAGACAGACGAGGAGATCGATGGGTTCCTGCGCGAGCATCTCGAAAGCGCCTATCATCCCTGCGGCACCTGCAAGATGGGGGCGAAGGACGATCCGATGGCCGTGGTCGACCCCGAAACCCGGGTTATCGGCGTCGACGGGCTTCGTGTCGCCGACTCCTCGATCTTCCCGCACATCACCTATGGCAACCTGAACGCCCCCTCGATCATGACCGGCGAAAAGGCCGCCGATCATATCCTCGGCAAGCAGCCGCTCGCCCGCTCGAACCAGGAGCCGTGGATCAATCCGCGCTGGGCGGTGAGCGACAGGTAA
- a CDS encoding MBL fold metallo-hydrolase, which yields MQAPEFDLDFKPAYGEPVSVAENVQRITVNNPSPFTFHGTNTYIVGRSSVAIIDPGPEDEAHFHALMAALRGREVTHIAVSHTHRDHSPLVGRLARATGAMVVGEGPHRAARPLHAGEVNPFAESSDMDFVPDVALCDGAHVEGDGWSLTAVATPGHTANHMAFALDGTGILFSADHVMAWATSIVAPPDGAMADYMASLDKLLQRDDRIYLPGHGGAVNEPASFVRALKAHRRMRERAVLERLRAGDRQIAEMVKVIYASTDPRLHGAAALSLLAHIEDLIEQGRVETEGPPSLASAYRLA from the coding sequence ATGCAAGCTCCGGAATTCGACCTCGATTTCAAGCCCGCCTATGGCGAACCGGTGAGCGTAGCCGAGAACGTACAGCGCATCACGGTCAACAATCCCAGTCCGTTTACCTTCCACGGCACGAACACCTATATTGTCGGCCGAAGTTCGGTCGCGATAATCGACCCCGGCCCCGAGGACGAGGCACATTTCCATGCGCTGATGGCCGCACTCAGAGGGCGCGAGGTGACGCATATCGCCGTCAGCCATACCCATCGCGACCACTCTCCGCTCGTCGGCAGGCTCGCCCGGGCAACCGGCGCGATGGTCGTGGGCGAAGGACCGCACCGGGCAGCCCGGCCGCTGCATGCCGGCGAGGTCAATCCCTTCGCCGAAAGTTCGGACATGGACTTCGTGCCCGATGTCGCGCTTTGCGACGGGGCACACGTCGAAGGCGACGGCTGGAGCCTGACGGCGGTAGCGACGCCGGGGCACACGGCCAACCACATGGCATTTGCGCTCGATGGAACCGGAATCCTCTTTTCCGCCGATCATGTGATGGCCTGGGCGACGAGCATCGTCGCGCCGCCGGACGGAGCCATGGCCGATTACATGGCCTCGCTCGACAAGCTGCTCCAGCGCGACGATCGGATCTACCTGCCAGGCCATGGCGGTGCGGTCAACGAGCCTGCCTCCTTCGTGCGGGCGTTGAAGGCGCATCGCAGGATGCGCGAGCGCGCGGTGCTCGAACGCCTGCGTGCGGGCGACCGGCAGATCGCCGAAATGGTCAAGGTGATCTATGCCTCGACCGATCCGCGGCTGCACGGCGCTGCGGCACTCTCGCTGCTGGCGCATATCGAAGACCTCATCGAGCAGGGGCGCGTCGAAACAGAGGGGCCGCCGTCGCTCGCCAGCGCATACCGGCTGGCGTGA
- a CDS encoding phosphoadenylyl-sulfate reductase gives MTTQSRKAEVAVDAEEFALEAEAQAINDELEGLDLSGRLAFIAGLEGRAVFTTSLGIEDQVITAAIGSNHLDIEVATLKTGRLFDETVALIDKTEETYGILIKRYYPEKADIEAYVAQYGMNGFYESVEARHACCGVRKLKPLARALDGASYWITGLRRGQSGNRATTPFAEADVDRGLIKINPLADWDIETIQAHVAAEAIPVNPLHSRGYPSIGCEPCTRAIKPGEPERAGRWWWENDEKRECGLHVPEAASSIIPNASNAA, from the coding sequence ATGACGACGCAATCCCGCAAAGCAGAAGTGGCGGTCGACGCGGAAGAGTTTGCCCTCGAGGCAGAGGCCCAGGCCATCAACGACGAGCTCGAAGGGCTGGATCTTTCCGGCCGTCTGGCATTCATCGCCGGGCTGGAAGGCCGCGCGGTCTTTACCACTTCGCTCGGCATCGAGGACCAGGTCATTACCGCCGCGATCGGCAGCAACCATCTCGATATCGAAGTCGCGACGCTGAAGACCGGCCGTCTTTTCGACGAGACCGTGGCCCTGATCGACAAGACCGAGGAGACCTATGGCATCCTCATCAAGCGCTATTATCCCGAGAAAGCCGATATCGAAGCCTATGTGGCGCAATACGGCATGAACGGGTTCTACGAAAGCGTCGAAGCCCGGCACGCCTGTTGTGGCGTGCGCAAGCTGAAGCCGCTTGCGCGCGCACTCGACGGGGCAAGCTACTGGATTACGGGCCTGCGGCGCGGGCAGTCGGGCAACCGTGCCACGACCCCTTTCGCTGAAGCCGACGTAGATCGCGGGCTCATCAAGATCAATCCGCTCGCCGACTGGGACATCGAGACGATCCAGGCCCACGTCGCGGCAGAGGCCATCCCCGTCAACCCGCTGCACAGCCGCGGCTATCCGTCGATCGGTTGCGAGCCCTGCACCCGGGCCATCAAGCCCGGTGAGCCGGAGCGCGCCGGGCGCTGGTGGTGGGAGAACGATGAGAAGCGCGAATGCGGCCTGCATGTGCCGGAAGCGGCTTCCTCGATCATCCCCAACGCCAGCAACGCGGCCTGA
- the cysN gene encoding sulfate adenylyltransferase subunit CysN, whose translation MTAPAAANAVLDQTVVSLPMQETARVVRDTRPLRLITCGSVDDGKSTLIGRLLWDTKAVKEDQAASLQRDSGGKQNDLGLPDFALLLDGLQAEREQGITIDVAYRYFATDKRSFIVADTPGHEQYTRNMATGASTADLAVLLVDARVGLLEQTRRHATIATLMGIRQFVLAVNKIDLTNYDRARFDQISHEFRELALSLGVRQVTAIPVSALKGENVVYDGRASMPWYDGPTLIEILELATTRSAQTVGFRLPVQRVSRPGESFRGYQGTVAGGSVKPGDSVVILPSGMVANVSKIVTFDLVRNAAVAGDAITLVLDRQVDVSRGDVIASIDSQPMTGLAFDAQLVALQPEGIQPGKRYWLKSGSRRQRVQVQPVSQLELKSGKWNHADELPMNAIGKVHLAFDEQAIFDTYEQNRTTGAFILIDPDTNNTVAGGMITAKRAALGGIHAEESRVILSLPADLADQLMATELFAARREDVEVRRITAAKAVGIIDSIDG comes from the coding sequence ATGACCGCACCGGCAGCAGCGAACGCAGTCCTGGATCAAACCGTCGTATCCCTTCCGATGCAGGAGACTGCGCGGGTCGTGCGCGACACGCGCCCCCTTCGCCTCATCACCTGCGGCAGCGTCGACGACGGCAAATCGACACTGATCGGCCGGCTGCTTTGGGACACCAAGGCGGTCAAGGAAGACCAGGCGGCAAGCCTTCAGCGCGATTCCGGCGGCAAGCAGAACGACCTCGGCCTTCCGGATTTCGCTCTCCTGCTCGACGGCCTTCAGGCCGAGCGTGAACAGGGCATCACCATCGACGTGGCCTATCGCTATTTCGCGACCGACAAGCGCTCCTTCATCGTCGCCGACACGCCCGGCCATGAGCAATATACCCGCAATATGGCGACCGGCGCTTCGACCGCCGACCTCGCGGTGCTGCTCGTGGACGCGCGCGTCGGCCTTTTGGAGCAGACCCGCCGCCACGCGACGATCGCGACGCTGATGGGCATCCGCCAGTTCGTGCTCGCCGTCAACAAGATCGACCTGACGAATTACGACCGCGCCCGCTTCGATCAGATCTCGCACGAGTTCCGGGAGCTGGCCCTTTCGCTCGGGGTGCGCCAGGTCACCGCAATCCCGGTCTCGGCGCTCAAGGGCGAGAACGTCGTCTATGACGGCCGCGCTTCCATGCCCTGGTATGACGGCCCGACGCTCATCGAAATTCTGGAGCTTGCCACGACCCGCTCCGCCCAGACCGTCGGCTTCCGCCTGCCGGTGCAGCGCGTATCGCGCCCGGGAGAGAGCTTCCGCGGCTATCAGGGCACGGTTGCCGGCGGCTCGGTGAAGCCGGGTGACTCCGTCGTCATCCTGCCGTCGGGCATGGTCGCCAATGTGAGCAAGATCGTCACCTTCGATCTCGTGCGCAATGCGGCGGTGGCCGGAGACGCGATCACGCTGGTGCTCGACCGCCAGGTGGACGTTTCCCGCGGCGACGTGATCGCCTCGATCGACAGCCAGCCGATGACCGGGCTCGCCTTCGATGCGCAACTCGTGGCGCTGCAGCCGGAAGGCATCCAGCCGGGCAAGCGCTACTGGCTGAAGTCCGGCAGCCGCCGCCAGCGCGTGCAGGTGCAGCCGGTCAGCCAGCTCGAACTCAAGAGCGGCAAGTGGAACCACGCAGACGAACTGCCGATGAACGCGATCGGCAAGGTGCACCTCGCCTTCGACGAACAGGCGATCTTCGACACCTATGAGCAGAACCGCACGACCGGCGCCTTCATCCTGATCGACCCCGACACCAACAACACGGTGGCGGGCGGCATGATCACTGCCAAGCGCGCCGCGCTCGGGGGCATCCATGCCGAGGAAAGCCGGGTGATCCTGTCGCTGCCGGCAGATCTTGCCGATCAGCTCATGGCAACGGAGCTCTTCGCCGCCCGCCGCGAAGACGTGGAGGTGCGCCGGATAACCGCCGCGAAGGCGGTGGGTATCATCGACTCGATCGACGGCTGA
- a CDS encoding DUF6152 family protein has protein sequence MATSLSSRLPAAGLLSLLLVTGAYAHHGWSWAEADQVELSGTIREISMAPPHPTLQVETTDDGTWRVELGNPRLTQRSGFVEGVAKAGDPIVVLGNRSLDRNEKRMKAVRITVAGKVYDIYPERIRTN, from the coding sequence ATGGCTACGTCTTTGTCGTCACGCCTCCCCGCGGCCGGTTTGCTGAGCCTGCTTCTGGTGACGGGCGCCTACGCGCATCACGGCTGGTCCTGGGCGGAGGCCGATCAGGTCGAGCTTTCAGGGACGATCCGCGAGATCTCCATGGCGCCGCCGCATCCGACCCTTCAGGTCGAGACGACGGATGACGGCACCTGGCGGGTCGAACTCGGCAACCCGCGGCTCACCCAGCGTTCGGGCTTTGTGGAGGGGGTAGCCAAGGCCGGCGATCCGATCGTGGTGCTGGGCAACCGCTCGCTCGACCGGAACGAGAAGAGGATGAAGGCCGTGCGGATCACCGTCGCCGGCAAGGTCTACGACATCTATCCGGAGCGCATACGGACGAATTGA